TACGCCTGTGCAAATGTGCTTTTGTTCAAATCTAGAGACACGTGACGATAGCTGCCGAGATATAAAGCCGCGAGCATGCGTTCCTATATATTTCCGcacatatacgtatgtatatatatatatatatatataagtatgcgcctcgctttctgcgtcctctgtAAATTCTCACCAAAGAGTCTCTGCGCGTTTCGTAgcgtctcttcgcggtcTTGTTGGTGGCTGTTCAGCTTCTTGATGTTGGCGAGAAAGAGGTTAAAGTTCTCATACGACATGCGGCTCCGCGCGTTTCTACACGAGCCGGAACGACAGAACCGaaccgaaaaaaaaatcCTATAGGCACTGCTGTGCAAATCGAAAGCATCCACGCAGCTTTACGCATCGAGACCCAGCTGTGTACGAGGCACGGAAGGACGCAAGAAACGTGCAAGATGCCTTACGCCCCAAGAATGGCATTTCGCCGTTGAATAAAAACACTTTCTGTTTCTTACCTGAAGAAGACTTTTCCGTCAACTGGCTTCGTCTCAGCAGTATTCGGCGTCAgcctgcgaggagacagatCGACGAACAGAAACGCGGTTCGACTCACTCGACCATGACTCTTTAGAGACACTCTCGTGCGCAGAACGATACGTATTGGTTACCAGGATCCATTGTTATTACATAAACATCATGTTTGCTTACAAAAATGCATACCGATCGACATACGGATGCATCCTCTCACAGGCGCCGTAGACGTCGGCACAGCGTTATACACAGCGTTCACCGCACCGGCGCAGAGGTTGCGAAACTGCCCCTCGAGCGGAAAACGACCAGAATCGCCCTTCTCCACTTACACAGCGCCCGCGGGGTGACTGGAAGGCGTGAGGAAGGGAGCATCGGTCGAGTTCAGTTTGCTGAGGAAGGCACTGCCCATGTCATCCACTCCGTTGATCTCTGAAAACAGCAGCTCACCAAATACGCATCGTGGATATTGCGTCTTCACGCGCTGGCCGTCGTACTAGAGGTATGTGCCAAGCTAggattttcaactggttaggcacctatatggctagccatacaactacaagaactgtagatctatgggctcCTCTAAGTTTTATCCTActgtttactctaggtggtgCTACAGGTGTAGTATGGGTAACGCATACCAGCTGCACGAATACCACGACATCATCTTGTGAAACAATGCAAAATTTCTGAAGGGACTCGGCTACGTGCGTATGGCGGCGtggggagagaagaaacggcGCCTTCTCAAGTCCCGAGAGTATCTCTTACCTGACAtcgtgcgaggcgcggccgtctgGAGCATGTCCTCAGGAGCGTAGTACTGCAAACAGCAGCCAACGTGCCACAAGGCTATCTCATGTGCGCTACCTTGTCTCTGCGTGTAGACTCTTCGAAAGAGAGCCACGTGCTCACACTACCCCCCCTTCCACTCGCAGACAAAAAATGAATGTGTATCCGTGTGCACTTAGAAATGTGTTCACAAGGCATCCACGCCCGGACTGGACTGAGGAGTGGAGCCACAGGAGCCACAGCTCGTTATGACTGGACATGctcagcgacgcaggcgtctgcagacagcgaaccgctttctttcgcgcgcggctgatctgcagcggagacggcgcggatTGGCTTCCTTTCGATTTTTTCAAAAGGCTCAGTTTCCCCACTTTGTGCGAAGATTCGTCGGCGTCGGAGTGGTCTTCCTGAATCGAGTTCAACACGGCCTTCTTCAAACTCTCCAGGCGCAGAATGTCTCTGTGCAGCTGCGAAAAATGACAAGAGCGTCGGAAAGACGCGCACATTAATGGCACAGACGGACTCGTATGGAAGCAACACAACGCCCATCTAAGCAGGCGAACCACATAAGGCAAGACTGTGCAGAAAACACTGAAAAACCGGTCCGCAGATGGAACACGAAGCGTCCATACTTGTAGATACAGGCTCTTGTGCGCCGTCACTCGCTTCCGGCAAGACTGACGCACAGATATCTACTCAAAGTCTGCACATGTTTAATCGCGGAGAGAGTGGAGCGAAAAGCCTCTCACCCTCTTGATCGTGGCCACGAGCTGCTTGTTTTCTTCGGCGAGTTGATttccgcgctgcgtcgcttcgATAAGCTGCACCTCGAGCGAGCTGTGCTTCTTTTGCAGCGCTCCGAACTGAAAACGGAAACGCACATGTCCTCGAGGCACGCGGCATCCAGATCGGTGAGAGCAGACATACTACATACGTACAGTCTGTTGCATGCCGCACGATAGATGATTTTAAGTGTGGTGCAAACACGCGTGTGACTGGGATCTCTTTGCTTCGTCCTGGAGAGGCCGGATACTGGCTGCACAGCTTACTTGTTCATTCTTTTCGGCCACTTGCGCCTTCAGAGAGCGGATTTCGGCCTCCTGTGTGTGGACGCGCGTCTTGTAGGCGTTCGATACGATGCGGAATCCAAGGGCGAGTTGCTCTGCGAAGAAAGGGCGAGGAGCCGCGAATCTCCAAAAACACTCAGGGCTTGACTGGGAACACGTCTCAGGGTCCGCGGAAAGCACAGGAAAAGATGTGCGCAGTTGCGATGCAGGCGacaggagagacgcagatTCGCGAGACTCGGAAGGACGATGGAGAAGACAACCCAACGCGTGTGGCTCGC
This DNA window, taken from Besnoitia besnoiti strain Bb-Ger1 chromosome III, whole genome shotgun sequence, encodes the following:
- a CDS encoding hypothetical protein (encoded by transcript BESB_048700), which codes for MSSSTTGSSGTDLSWLPCDAEEQLALGFRIVSNAYKTRVHTQEAEIRSLKAQVAEKNEQVSSLQKKHSSLEVQLIEATQRGNQLAEENKQLVATIKRLHRDILRLESLKKAVLNSIQEDHSDADESSHKYYAPEDMLQTAAPRTMSEINGVDDMGSAFLSKLNSTDAPFLTPSSHPAGAVLTPNTAETKPVDGKVFFRNARSRMSYENFNLFLANIKKLNSHQQDREETLRNAQRLFGENNRDLYEEFKVMINRHP